CCCGCACATCATCACGGAGTTGCGCCTCACCACGACTGCTGAACGAGCCGGCCGTGCCCAAGACGAAGGGCGCGGAATGGAGACCCTGCGTAAGCTCGGCCACATGTAGCGCTCTGCACCTCCGTCAGGCAACGATCCTGTTCCGGCGCCGCACGGGTCGAGATCTGTCATGGACGTGCGAGGCTGCACGTGCGTGTACCCTTGCACGATCGAGCCTGGCAGACGGTCGTCGACGCAATCGAGGCCACACTGCGGAATCCGTCCGTTCCTGAGAATTCGAATGGAAACCCTGTCTCTCGCCGCGAGTGATCGACATGGCCTCGTTTTTGCTCTTTCCCGATAGAGAAGGTGAGGGCACGGCATGAACACAACGAACGGTGTGGATATGCGGTATACCGACGCGCAGCGAATGGAGTTACGGACCTATGTCAGCTTGGCTGGAGATGTCATCGCCAAGGTTTGGCCGATGACATCGGTGATCGCGCGAAATCCGCTCCAAGGGTTGGAAGATCTGAGCTTTGAGGACGCTGTTCAACGCGGGGAACAACTATTCGGCGGAGCGGGCACGCTGTCTTCCGATGCCTTTCGAGAAGCATTCCGAAGCGGTCGTATCCAGGCGCGGCATCTTGAGGCGGTCTTGCAGCCGCTCGCGACCGACCGGCACATCACCTTCGGTGGTCAGGTATTTTCCCATCGAGATGTGCTGCGTGCCGTGATGGTGGCGAACGGGCGCGTAACTCAGTTGCGTGGCGGAGAAGCAACGGCTGAGCCTTCGGGGAAGGACGCCGAGGTCATGCTCGCAAACGTGACCGAGTGGTTATGCAGAGAGTGTCCGTCGGAAGCACGGGAACCTACGGAGCCGGGCGTCCCCGGCGCCAGTGAGGAAGGGCCTTCCGAAGAAACAATGGCCGGGTGGTGCGATCGAACGCTCGGTACCGATATCACGGAGCAGATGAATCGCCAGATGATCAAGTGGTGCGCGGCGTTCTGCGACGAGGGTGATGCGGCCTGGCCCATGCCGAGGCGAGAAGAGACGTTCTTTCGGGCATGGAAAGCCGCGGCGCGATATGACCTCAGCCTCAGATGCCTAGGCGTCGAGGAGGTGTCGTCGAAAATTCTGGCGCTCGCCGACCGTCCTGAAGACGTCCTGCTTGAATCGCTGGAGATGCTGCA
The DNA window shown above is from Fimbriimonadaceae bacterium and carries:
- a CDS encoding DUF2309 family protein encodes the protein MNTTNGVDMRYTDAQRMELRTYVSLAGDVIAKVWPMTSVIARNPLQGLEDLSFEDAVQRGEQLFGGAGTLSSDAFREAFRSGRIQARHLEAVLQPLATDRHITFGGQVFSHRDVLRAVMVANGRVTQLRGGEATAEPSGKDAEVMLANVTEWLCRECPSEAREPTEPGVPGASEEGPSEETMAGWCDRTLGTDITEQMNRQMIKWCAAFCDEGDAAWPMPRREETFFRAWKAAARYDLSLRCLGVEEVSSKILALADRPEDVLLESLEMLQVPHSTWQEYLSLHLAALPGWAGFIKWREEQDAHAWQLAYRIDLVKYLAVRLFYERELVATACRRLLGSEG